In the Bacilli bacterium genome, CATCGCGGTATTGTTGAATCGGAAAATTCCGGCGAGAGGTTTTTTCCGGGCCGTATTTTATGTGCCGTTTGTTTTGCCAGCCGTCGCCATCTACGTAGGATGGTCCTGGCTGTACGAAGCGAATTTCGGTTTCTTCAACTTCCTTCTATCCGAAATGGGATTGAAAAAAATTCTCTTTATCGCCGATTCCAAGTATGTCGTCCCGTCTCTTTCCCTGATTGCGGTATGGCTGGCGGGGAACCTGATCGTTATCTTTTTGGCCGGGTTGCAAAACGTGCCGAGCGTATATCATGAGGCGGCTGAAATGGACGGCGCGAACAATTGGCAGCGCTTCCGGCATGTCACGATACCTTTCATGACGCCGATTATTTTTT is a window encoding:
- a CDS encoding sugar ABC transporter permease, with amino-acid sequence MDTINKARKRRSRIHSSEERVAYVCLIPAFLGLIFLTYLPLLGVLGISLTNWTGLSDPEFVGLDNYIRLFTIDPYLQDSIVATVYFAFLSVAGSMIYSLFIAVLLNRKIPARGFFRAVFYVPFVLPAVAIYVGWSWLYEANFGFFNFLLSEMGLKKILFIADSKYVVPSLSLIAVWLAGNLIVIFLAGLQNVPSVYHEAAEMDGANNWQRFRHVTIPFMTPIIF